A portion of the Meiothermus sp. Pnk-1 genome contains these proteins:
- the tsaA gene encoding tRNA (N6-threonylcarbamoyladenosine(37)-N6)-methyltransferase TrmO, giving the protein MRGTVLYTPIGVVRSPFSEEAGMPIQSVAAPGVRGQVEVFEEFAAGLQDLEEFSHLILLCHLHRIRQGSLRVVPFLDTRPHGVFATRSPKRPNPIGLTIVRLERLEGRVLHILEHDLLDGTPVLDIKPYVPLFDVRHTEQIGWFRDRLYELDKVRSDERFK; this is encoded by the coding sequence ATGCGAGGCACCGTTTTGTACACCCCCATCGGGGTGGTGCGGTCCCCCTTTTCTGAAGAGGCGGGTATGCCCATTCAGTCCGTGGCTGCACCAGGGGTGCGCGGGCAAGTGGAGGTCTTCGAGGAATTTGCTGCAGGCCTTCAAGACCTCGAGGAGTTTTCCCACCTGATTCTGCTGTGCCACCTACACCGTATCCGCCAGGGCTCCTTGCGGGTGGTGCCGTTTTTGGACACCCGGCCGCACGGGGTTTTCGCTACCCGCAGCCCCAAGCGGCCTAACCCCATCGGCCTTACCATCGTTCGTCTGGAGCGCCTCGAGGGGAGGGTGCTGCACATCCTCGAGCACGACCTCTTAGACGGGACCCCGGTGCTGGATATCAAGCCCTACGTGCCCCTATTTGACGTGCGCCATACCGAGCAGATCGGCTGGTTTAGGGACCGGCTCTATGAGCTCGATAAGGTGCGTTCGGATGAGCGCTTCAAATAA
- a CDS encoding cytochrome c, translating to MKRLLLAGLLALSGLAAAQSGASVYQQCQGCHQPTGVGISGVFPPLAGHVPEILAAKGGREYIIHVLLYGLVGEISVKEAKYNGAMPAFGQSLKDEEIAAVLNHISTSWGNKLPAGQKAFTAAEVKAQRAKPLTAAQVNAARKALGLK from the coding sequence ATGAAACGACTTTTGCTCGCGGGCCTTTTAGCGCTGAGCGGCCTGGCGGCCGCCCAGTCCGGTGCCAGCGTCTATCAACAGTGCCAGGGCTGCCACCAGCCCACCGGGGTGGGAATCTCCGGCGTCTTCCCTCCACTGGCCGGCCACGTCCCCGAGATCCTGGCCGCCAAAGGGGGCCGCGAGTACATCATCCACGTTCTGCTCTATGGCTTGGTCGGAGAGATTAGCGTCAAGGAGGCCAAGTACAACGGCGCCATGCCCGCTTTCGGCCAGTCTCTCAAAGACGAAGAGATCGCCGCTGTGCTCAACCACATCAGCACCAGTTGGGGCAACAAGCTGCCCGCTGGGCAAAAGGCCTTCACCGCCGCCGAGGTAAAAGCCCAGCGGGCTAAACCCCTCACCGCCGCGCAGGTCAACGCCGCGCGTAAGGCGTTGGGCTTGAAGTGA
- a CDS encoding magnesium transporter CorA family protein codes for MIRVKRLADGSPCGPLAEGVWVDVEAPTDQELATLKERYALNPLALEDAREIGHWSRFERYPEHLFLILRTLEAPQLPKSRTERVSYFYFPQLQVLLTFRNEPVDYLEQEWRSFYPCSPIVLWQRLLDRGVETFFEYVDNLSDRVEKMEEESLPGDAPTLPRSVFEVRREVLATRRLASQAREALSHLERLPEIGPEAYLFRDLTDRMVRVYEGLDAARESLSGALEVHLSAQNNKLNQVVQRLTVISTLFLPLTLWTGIYGTNVKLHEYNWPEPFGAIFLWSGLALIGGSLAWWMKRQGWW; via the coding sequence ATGATCCGCGTTAAGCGCCTCGCCGATGGCTCCCCTTGTGGCCCCTTGGCCGAGGGGGTGTGGGTGGACGTGGAGGCTCCTACCGACCAGGAGCTGGCCACCCTCAAAGAGCGCTATGCCCTCAACCCCCTGGCCCTCGAGGACGCCCGCGAGATCGGACACTGGAGCCGCTTCGAACGCTACCCCGAGCATCTGTTTTTGATCTTGCGCACCCTCGAGGCCCCTCAGCTCCCCAAAAGCCGCACCGAGCGGGTTTCGTACTTCTACTTCCCGCAGCTCCAAGTCCTGCTCACCTTCCGAAACGAGCCGGTAGACTACCTAGAGCAGGAATGGAGGTCCTTTTACCCTTGTTCCCCTATCGTGCTGTGGCAGCGGTTGTTGGACCGAGGGGTGGAGACGTTTTTCGAATACGTAGATAACCTCTCCGATCGCGTCGAGAAGATGGAAGAGGAGTCCCTTCCAGGAGACGCCCCGACCCTACCCCGTAGCGTGTTCGAGGTACGGCGCGAGGTCCTGGCCACCCGGCGCCTGGCCTCGCAGGCCCGAGAAGCCCTGAGCCACCTCGAGCGCCTCCCCGAAATCGGCCCTGAAGCCTACCTTTTCCGCGACCTCACCGACCGCATGGTTCGGGTTTACGAAGGCCTAGACGCCGCCCGGGAAAGCCTCTCGGGGGCCCTCGAGGTCCACCTCTCGGCGCAGAACAACAAGCTCAACCAGGTCGTCCAGCGCCTCACCGTGATCTCGACTTTGTTCCTCCCCCTTACCCTCTGGACCGGCATCTACGGCACCAACGTCAAGCTGCATGAATACAACTGGCCCGAACCCTTCGGGGCAATTTTTCTGTGGAGCGGGCTGGCCCTTATCGGCGGCAGCCTGGCCTGGTGGATGAAGCGACAAGGTTGGTGGTAG
- the cutA gene encoding divalent-cation tolerance protein CutA: protein MSLVVLVTVPDLETARHIGRTLVEEQLAACANIIPGLVSIYRWEGEINEDPELLLLLKTRPERYEELEGRVKQLHPYTLPEIIALPIQHGSIDYLRWIAKSLALE, encoded by the coding sequence ATGAGCCTGGTGGTTTTGGTCACCGTTCCCGACCTCGAGACCGCCCGCCACATCGGGCGAACCTTGGTCGAAGAACAGCTGGCGGCCTGCGCCAACATCATACCGGGGCTCGTCTCCATCTATCGCTGGGAGGGCGAGATCAACGAAGACCCGGAGTTGCTGCTGCTCCTCAAAACCCGCCCCGAGCGCTACGAGGAACTGGAGGGCAGGGTCAAGCAACTCCACCCCTATACCCTGCCCGAGATCATCGCCTTACCAATCCAGCACGGCTCGATAGACTATCTACGCTGGATCGCAAAGAGCCTCGCGCTGGAATGA
- the pgl gene encoding 6-phosphogluconolactonase gives MNHPPLLEVFDTPESAARAAARLLAERLSAGGRAVLAGGQTPLLAYTLFGKADLLWHRLQLIPSDERCLPPEHPERNDRAIAAALGAKNYTLHRFPAELGPEEAAGQMEQTVRELLPFDLALLGLGEDGHTASLFPDHPALASTRLVVPVRGAPKAPPERVSLGLAALSQSATVIYLVTGAAKQKALQSLLRGEDIPANRIQAAEVMVFADRAARGEA, from the coding sequence ATGAACCACCCCCCGTTGCTGGAGGTTTTCGACACCCCCGAATCCGCCGCCAGGGCCGCTGCCCGTTTGCTAGCCGAACGCCTATCCGCCGGAGGCCGCGCGGTGCTGGCCGGGGGACAAACCCCGCTTCTGGCCTATACCCTCTTCGGCAAGGCCGACCTCCTGTGGCACCGCTTGCAGCTCATCCCCTCCGATGAGCGCTGCTTGCCCCCAGAGCATCCCGAGCGCAACGACCGAGCCATCGCCGCAGCTTTAGGCGCGAAAAACTATACCCTGCACCGCTTCCCGGCAGAGCTAGGCCCGGAAGAAGCCGCTGGGCAAATGGAGCAGACCGTGCGCGAACTGCTGCCTTTCGACTTGGCCTTGTTGGGCCTGGGTGAGGACGGACACACCGCAAGCTTATTCCCTGACCACCCCGCCCTGGCCTCCACCCGCTTGGTGGTCCCGGTTCGCGGCGCACCAAAAGCCCCACCCGAACGGGTCAGCCTGGGGCTAGCGGCCCTCTCACAAAGCGCTACCGTGATCTACCTGGTCACCGGAGCAGCCAAGCAAAAAGCCCTCCAAAGCCTACTCCGCGGCGAAGATATCCCCGCCAACCGCATCCAAGCCGCAGAGGTCATGGTTTTTGCGGATCGAGCCGCAAGGGGAGAAGCATGA
- the zwf gene encoding glucose-6-phosphate dehydrogenase: MVDLVIFGATGDLTRRKLLPALYQLEAAQKLPEGLRIIGVGRKPVEPGLFREQARQSLEKFEGRVDPGVWDRLSGRIGYEVSDYSGESLRAMGHRLAPSVLFYLALPPDVFPTVAANLGQAGLSKENGGFRRLVIEKPFGHDLASALELQNQLLQHWNETQILRIDHYLGKETVQNVLVFRFANAWLEPLWNNLHIAQVQITVAEEIGVEGRGEFYDKVGAVRDILQNHMMQLLTLSALEPPPKIEADLLHNEKVKVLRSIRPLSRENLVRGQYVGYLEEAGLESSSTETFAALKLYLDNWRWKGVPFYLRTGKRLARKHTEVALQFKGPPQRLFEDTDCNPEPGWLVLEVQPQEGMHIDVEVKTPGLQLSSRRTSLRASYRSKGLEELSAYATLILDALNGDRSLFLRFDEVEWAWRVLEPVLRPVDPPELYAPGSIGPHNQFSLLEDGHRWRRLG; the protein is encoded by the coding sequence ATGGTTGATCTGGTCATCTTTGGCGCGACCGGGGACCTTACCCGGCGCAAGCTGTTGCCCGCTTTGTATCAGCTCGAGGCCGCCCAAAAACTCCCCGAGGGCCTAAGGATCATCGGGGTCGGACGAAAGCCGGTGGAGCCTGGGCTGTTCCGCGAACAAGCTCGGCAGAGCCTGGAGAAGTTCGAGGGCAGGGTCGATCCGGGGGTATGGGACCGGCTTTCGGGGCGGATTGGTTACGAGGTCTCGGACTACTCGGGGGAAAGCCTGCGGGCCATGGGCCACCGGCTGGCCCCCTCGGTGCTGTTCTACTTGGCCTTGCCCCCCGACGTCTTCCCTACCGTAGCCGCCAATTTGGGTCAGGCCGGGCTCTCTAAGGAAAACGGAGGGTTCCGCCGGCTGGTGATCGAAAAGCCTTTCGGACACGACCTCGCCAGCGCCCTCGAGCTGCAAAACCAGCTCCTTCAACACTGGAACGAAACCCAGATCCTGCGCATCGACCACTACCTGGGTAAAGAGACGGTGCAGAACGTGCTGGTGTTCCGCTTCGCCAACGCTTGGCTCGAGCCGCTGTGGAATAACCTGCACATCGCCCAGGTCCAGATCACCGTGGCCGAAGAGATCGGGGTGGAGGGGCGGGGCGAGTTCTACGACAAGGTGGGGGCGGTGCGAGATATTTTGCAAAACCACATGATGCAGCTCCTCACGCTCTCCGCCCTCGAGCCGCCCCCCAAGATCGAGGCCGACCTGTTGCACAACGAAAAGGTCAAGGTGCTGCGTTCGATCCGGCCTTTGAGCCGGGAAAACTTGGTGCGGGGCCAGTACGTGGGCTATCTGGAAGAAGCGGGGCTCGAGTCCTCCTCCACCGAAACCTTCGCTGCCCTTAAGCTCTACCTGGACAACTGGCGCTGGAAGGGGGTGCCCTTTTACTTGCGCACCGGCAAACGGTTGGCCAGAAAGCACACCGAGGTGGCCCTGCAGTTCAAAGGCCCACCCCAGCGGCTTTTCGAGGACACCGACTGCAACCCCGAACCGGGCTGGCTGGTACTCGAGGTTCAGCCCCAGGAGGGCATGCACATCGACGTGGAAGTCAAGACTCCAGGATTGCAGCTCTCCTCCCGCAGAACTTCGCTCAGGGCTTCGTACCGTTCGAAGGGCCTGGAAGAGCTTTCAGCTTACGCCACTTTGATCCTCGACGCCCTAAATGGTGACCGCTCGCTTTTTCTTCGCTTCGACGAGGTGGAATGGGCCTGGCGGGTGCTGGAGCCGGTGTTGCGGCCAGTAGACCCCCCCGAGCTATACGCCCCCGGCAGCATCGGCCCCCACAATCAGTTCAGCTTGCTCGAGGACGGCCATCGCTGGCGCAGGCTGGGTTAG
- the gnd gene encoding phosphogluconate dehydrogenase (NAD(+)-dependent, decarboxylating), with protein MEKEAAMELAIIGLGRMGGNMARRLVRSGVRVVGWNRSQDVVREIAAEGMVPAESLEALPALLKAPRLVWVMLPAGEVTEQTLQQLSKLLSPGDLIVDGGNANYKDSQRRGKWLEQQGFLFADVGVSGGVWGLQNGYGLMAGGSPAARTRLEPFLKLLAPAPDRGWVWAGPTGAGHFAKMVHNGIEYGMMQALAEGLAIIRKKKEFATNLAELTEAWRYGTVIRSWLLDLTAAALAEDQDLEGIAPVVADSGEGRWTVMEAVELGVPAPVITEALYARFNSQDQEGYAYKLLAMMRKGFGGHAVQKAES; from the coding sequence ATGGAGAAGGAAGCAGCGATGGAACTGGCGATCATCGGTCTGGGCAGAATGGGCGGGAACATGGCCCGCCGTCTGGTGCGTTCAGGGGTGCGGGTAGTGGGCTGGAACCGCAGCCAAGACGTAGTACGCGAGATTGCCGCGGAGGGCATGGTGCCAGCAGAAAGCCTGGAAGCCCTACCCGCGCTCCTAAAAGCCCCCCGGCTGGTCTGGGTGATGCTCCCCGCGGGGGAGGTAACCGAGCAAACCCTACAGCAGCTCTCCAAGCTCCTCTCCCCCGGCGACCTCATCGTAGACGGTGGGAACGCCAACTACAAAGACTCCCAGCGGCGCGGGAAGTGGCTCGAGCAACAGGGCTTCCTCTTTGCCGACGTGGGGGTCTCGGGCGGGGTGTGGGGGCTCCAGAACGGCTACGGCTTGATGGCGGGAGGAAGTCCCGCAGCCCGCACGCGGCTCGAGCCCTTCCTCAAACTTCTAGCCCCCGCGCCGGACAGGGGCTGGGTTTGGGCTGGGCCAACCGGGGCCGGACACTTCGCCAAGATGGTGCACAACGGTATCGAGTACGGGATGATGCAAGCCTTGGCGGAAGGCCTGGCGATCATCCGCAAAAAGAAGGAGTTTGCTACCAATCTGGCAGAACTCACCGAGGCCTGGCGTTACGGCACGGTGATTCGTAGCTGGTTGCTAGACCTCACCGCCGCAGCGCTGGCCGAGGATCAGGATTTGGAGGGGATCGCCCCGGTAGTGGCGGATTCGGGAGAAGGCCGCTGGACGGTGATGGAGGCGGTCGAACTGGGCGTGCCAGCCCCGGTCATCACCGAAGCCCTCTATGCCCGCTTCAACAGCCAGGATCAGGAAGGCTATGCCTATAAACTCCTCGCCATGATGCGCAAAGGCTTTGGCGGACACGCCGTACAAAAAGCAGAAAGCTGA
- a CDS encoding SDR family oxidoreductase, which yields MFEPGLLKDKVILVTGGGTGLGRSMSTRFLQLGARVAITSRRSEVIEQAAQEMMAETGGEVFATPVDVRDPEGVTRMINAVEERFGRVDVLVNNAAGNFISPTERLSHRAVDAVLGIVLHGTFYCTLELGKRWIARGQRGSVLNIATTYAERGSGYVVPSAVAKAGVVAMTRSLAAEWGKYGIRLNAIAPGPFPTEGAWTRLMPTPEIERLFAQRIPLRRMGDHLELANLAAYLVSDYAGFITGDLIYIDGGESAWNAGEFNVLDAVTPEQWDALEAMRKKADRA from the coding sequence ATGTTTGAGCCAGGTTTACTCAAAGATAAGGTGATCCTCGTGACGGGCGGCGGCACCGGGCTGGGCCGCTCGATGAGCACCCGGTTTTTGCAGCTTGGGGCTCGGGTCGCCATCACCAGCCGCCGATCCGAGGTGATCGAGCAAGCGGCCCAGGAGATGATGGCCGAGACCGGCGGCGAGGTTTTTGCCACGCCGGTGGACGTGCGCGATCCGGAGGGGGTCACGCGCATGATCAACGCGGTGGAAGAGCGCTTCGGCCGGGTGGACGTGCTGGTCAACAACGCCGCCGGGAACTTCATCTCCCCCACCGAACGCCTCTCCCACCGGGCGGTGGATGCGGTGCTGGGGATTGTGCTGCACGGGACGTTTTACTGCACCCTCGAGCTAGGCAAACGCTGGATCGCCCGAGGGCAGCGGGGCTCCGTCCTCAACATCGCTACCACCTACGCCGAGCGCGGCTCGGGCTACGTGGTACCCTCGGCGGTGGCCAAAGCCGGGGTGGTCGCCATGACCCGCTCGCTGGCGGCGGAGTGGGGCAAGTACGGGATTCGCCTCAACGCCATCGCCCCCGGCCCCTTCCCCACCGAGGGCGCCTGGACCCGGCTGATGCCCACCCCGGAGATCGAACGCCTCTTCGCGCAACGGATCCCGCTCAGGCGTATGGGGGATCACCTCGAGCTAGCCAACCTCGCTGCCTACCTGGTCTCCGACTACGCGGGCTTTATCACCGGAGACTTAATCTATATTGACGGCGGCGAGAGTGCTTGGAACGCAGGTGAGTTCAACGTGCTGGATGCGGTGACCCCTGAGCAGTGGGATGCGCTCGAGGCTATGCGGAAAAAAGCGGATCGAGCCTGA
- the gyrA gene encoding DNA gyrase subunit A: protein MSQVLPIEITEEVKQSFINYAMSTIVDRALPDVRDGLKPVQRRILYAALQEGLIPTRKHSKSAGIVGEVMKKYHPHGDAAIYDTLARLAQPWNQRYPLIDGQGNFGSVDGDPPAAQRYTEARLSSVGYEMLRDIDKETVSFYPNYDGTALQPEVLPAAVPNLLVNGSTGIAVGMATSIPPHNLGEVIDALVALIDQPGLSLDEIMKLLPGPDFPTGARLSRKGIREAYASGRGSLKVRAKVRNEDKNGRAMLVFTEIPYQVNKADLIAQIAGLVKNKVIEEIAALRDESDRQGMRIAVELKRGANPQVVLNKLYKHSRLQASFTVNLLAIVNGEPKVLSLPELLRHYLNHRREVVYRRTQYELSEAQKRAHVLEGLLIALDHIDEVIALIRASADANEARSGLIARFALSEVQAQAILDMRLQRLVGLEREKLQEEYRELQETIAHLTAILEDEGRLWGVVKEELLEIKHKYGDARRTQLTEFEEGFNPEDLIEDEPMVITLTSQGFLKRTPLEAYRAQGRGGMGAQAGKPKEEDEAVQVFVASMHDDLLFFTNRGRVYREKVFELPEASRQARGTHVVSMLPLVEGEEVAALLGVRSLSEAGYFVFATRQGLIKRTEIREYQNLSAAGLIAINLLENDTLIGVGIAQEGEQVMLATAHGQAIRFDLEDVRATGRASQGVTGIRFKDQGDQVVSLVILPRGYAGEVLAVGTKGYGKRTSVAEYPVQGRGGQGVITFKITDKVGHLAALMRVEGDEDLLVLSRRGIAIRTKVGSISLYGRPTSGVKIMNLAEDDEVASAFVIRPQD from the coding sequence ATGTCCCAAGTCCTACCCATCGAGATCACCGAGGAAGTCAAGCAAAGCTTCATCAACTACGCCATGTCCACCATCGTGGACCGGGCCCTGCCCGACGTGCGCGACGGCCTCAAGCCGGTGCAGCGGCGCATTCTCTACGCCGCGCTGCAGGAGGGCCTAATCCCTACCCGCAAGCACTCCAAGAGCGCCGGCATTGTGGGGGAGGTGATGAAGAAATACCACCCCCACGGCGACGCCGCCATCTACGACACCCTGGCCCGGCTGGCCCAACCCTGGAACCAGCGCTATCCCTTGATCGATGGCCAGGGGAACTTCGGCTCGGTAGACGGCGACCCCCCTGCGGCCCAGCGCTATACCGAGGCCCGGCTCTCGAGCGTGGGCTACGAGATGCTGCGGGACATCGACAAGGAGACCGTCAGCTTCTACCCTAACTACGACGGCACCGCCCTTCAACCGGAGGTACTGCCCGCCGCCGTCCCCAACCTGCTGGTCAACGGATCAACGGGGATCGCAGTAGGCATGGCCACCAGCATCCCCCCGCACAACCTGGGCGAGGTCATCGATGCGCTGGTGGCCCTCATCGACCAACCCGGGCTTTCCCTCGACGAGATCATGAAGCTGTTGCCGGGCCCGGACTTCCCCACCGGGGCCCGGCTTTCACGCAAGGGCATCCGCGAGGCCTACGCCAGCGGGCGAGGCAGCCTGAAAGTCCGGGCCAAAGTGCGCAACGAGGATAAGAACGGGCGGGCCATGCTGGTCTTTACCGAGATCCCCTACCAGGTGAACAAGGCCGACCTGATCGCCCAGATCGCCGGATTGGTCAAGAACAAAGTCATCGAGGAGATCGCCGCCTTGCGCGATGAGTCCGATCGCCAAGGGATGCGCATCGCCGTCGAGCTGAAGCGCGGGGCCAATCCCCAGGTGGTGCTCAACAAGCTCTACAAGCACAGCCGCCTCCAGGCTAGCTTTACGGTAAACCTGCTGGCCATCGTAAACGGCGAACCCAAGGTGCTAAGCCTGCCGGAGCTGCTGCGCCACTACCTGAACCACCGCCGAGAGGTGGTGTACCGACGCACCCAATACGAGCTCTCCGAGGCCCAAAAACGGGCTCATGTCCTGGAAGGATTGCTGATCGCGCTCGACCACATCGACGAGGTCATCGCGCTGATCCGCGCTTCGGCGGATGCCAACGAAGCCCGAAGCGGGCTGATCGCCCGTTTTGCGCTGAGCGAGGTACAGGCCCAGGCCATCTTGGATATGCGATTGCAGCGGCTGGTGGGCCTCGAGCGCGAGAAATTACAGGAGGAATACCGCGAGCTTCAGGAGACCATCGCCCACCTCACCGCCATCTTGGAGGACGAAGGGCGGCTGTGGGGGGTAGTCAAGGAAGAACTTCTGGAGATCAAGCACAAATACGGCGACGCCCGGCGTACCCAGCTCACCGAGTTTGAAGAGGGCTTTAACCCCGAAGACCTCATCGAGGATGAGCCGATGGTGATCACCCTGACCAGCCAGGGCTTCTTGAAGCGCACTCCGCTCGAGGCGTACCGCGCTCAGGGTCGCGGCGGAATGGGCGCCCAAGCCGGGAAGCCCAAGGAAGAAGATGAGGCGGTACAGGTTTTCGTAGCCTCGATGCACGACGACCTGCTCTTCTTCACCAACCGGGGCCGGGTTTATCGCGAAAAGGTCTTCGAGCTACCCGAGGCTAGCCGCCAGGCCCGAGGAACCCACGTGGTCAGCATGCTCCCTTTGGTCGAGGGAGAGGAGGTGGCGGCGCTGCTGGGCGTGCGTAGCCTGAGTGAAGCGGGCTACTTCGTCTTCGCTACCCGCCAGGGGCTCATCAAACGCACCGAGATTCGGGAATACCAAAACCTTTCTGCCGCGGGCCTCATCGCCATCAACCTGCTGGAAAACGACACCCTGATCGGGGTAGGGATCGCTCAGGAGGGCGAGCAGGTTATGCTGGCCACCGCGCACGGCCAAGCCATCCGCTTTGACCTTGAGGACGTGCGGGCCACCGGGCGGGCCAGCCAGGGCGTGACCGGCATCCGCTTCAAGGACCAGGGCGACCAGGTGGTCTCGCTGGTGATCCTGCCCCGAGGCTACGCAGGCGAGGTGCTGGCGGTGGGGACCAAGGGCTACGGCAAGCGCACTAGCGTGGCCGAGTACCCGGTGCAGGGCCGGGGAGGGCAGGGCGTCATTACCTTCAAGATCACCGACAAGGTGGGCCACCTCGCCGCGCTGATGCGGGTGGAAGGTGATGAGGACCTGCTGGTGCTTTCGCGGCGGGGCATCGCTATCCGCACCAAAGTCGGCAGCATCTCGCTGTATGGACGGCCCACCAGCGGGGTCAAGATCATGAACCTGGCCGAAGACGACGAAGTGGCCTCGGCCTTCGTGATCCGGCCACAAGACTAG
- a CDS encoding DUF1501 domain-containing protein yields MDRREFIKKSLLTLALGQAAPSLLSKSALAAQSKDKILVVVNLFGGNDQLNTLVPFKNDLYYRLRPNIAIRRESVLDLGQNGQNLGLHPELRPLMSMWDQGNLALIPQVGYPNPNRSHFISTSIWHTADPTRKEETGWLGRWGDLQEDPFCDTFIGNASPQAVSGHKHTAPAISGVDSFTLRMPGLLEEALERELARPRSGPAEGVRQAMLSLRGALDKIGRIRAYSNKAQYPDHPFGKAMADVARMIAGGLGSSVYYTTLGGWDTHAAQPVRQQALLGYLAQTLNAFRQDMRALGRDQDVMIMVFSEFGRQVAENASYGTDHGQGGLMLVMGGGVKGGLYGSEPDLENLELNALKYQTDFRNVYAASLRWIQADVQKVLGADFQPLSLI; encoded by the coding sequence ATGGACAGGCGCGAGTTCATCAAAAAATCCCTGCTCACGCTGGCTCTGGGACAGGCTGCCCCCTCGCTGCTCTCGAAGAGCGCCCTGGCCGCGCAGTCCAAGGACAAGATCCTGGTGGTGGTCAACCTCTTTGGCGGCAACGACCAGCTCAACACCCTGGTGCCCTTCAAAAACGACCTCTACTACCGGCTGCGGCCCAACATCGCCATCCGGCGCGAGAGTGTGCTGGACCTGGGCCAAAACGGCCAAAACCTGGGCCTCCACCCCGAGCTGCGCCCTTTGATGAGCATGTGGGATCAGGGGAATCTGGCCCTCATCCCCCAGGTGGGCTACCCCAACCCCAACCGCAGCCACTTCATCTCCACCTCGATCTGGCACACCGCCGACCCCACCCGTAAGGAGGAGACCGGCTGGCTGGGGCGCTGGGGGGATCTTCAGGAGGACCCTTTCTGCGATACCTTTATCGGCAACGCCTCGCCCCAAGCGGTCAGCGGCCACAAACATACCGCCCCCGCCATCTCCGGGGTGGACAGCTTTACCCTGCGCATGCCGGGGCTTTTGGAGGAAGCGCTCGAGCGGGAACTGGCCCGGCCCCGCTCCGGCCCCGCCGAGGGGGTGCGCCAGGCCATGCTCAGCCTGCGCGGGGCGTTGGACAAAATCGGTAGGATCCGCGCTTACAGCAACAAAGCCCAGTACCCCGACCACCCCTTTGGCAAGGCCATGGCCGACGTGGCCCGGATGATCGCCGGGGGGCTGGGTTCTTCCGTCTACTACACTACCCTGGGCGGTTGGGACACCCATGCAGCGCAGCCGGTGCGGCAACAGGCGCTGCTAGGCTACCTAGCCCAAACGCTAAACGCCTTCCGCCAGGACATGCGGGCCCTAGGCCGCGATCAGGACGTGATGATCATGGTCTTCAGCGAGTTTGGGCGGCAGGTGGCGGAAAACGCTTCCTACGGCACCGACCACGGGCAGGGCGGGCTGATGCTGGTCATGGGCGGGGGGGTCAAAGGTGGGCTCTACGGCTCCGAACCCGATCTGGAGAACCTCGAGCTCAACGCCCTCAAGTACCAAACCGACTTCCGCAACGTCTACGCGGCCTCGCTCCGCTGGATTCAGGCCGATGTGCAGAAGGTGTTGGGCGCCGATTTCCAACCCCTGAGCTTGATCTGA